The DNA segment GACTTCGAGTACGGTGCGGCGCGTCATCCGGCGTACGACCTCGCGGCATGGGACGTCCTCTGTCCACTCCCCAACGACTTCGTGCAGGGGCTGACCCGGGAGTATGCCGCGGCGCGCGCCGCGCTCGGTTGGCCCGTGTCGACCGACGACGACTCGTACGTCGCCGTCGTGGCCTACCGCGCCCTTGCCTTGCTGGCGTGGCTCCCGCGCGAGGCGCGCGAGCGGGACTGTCCGTGGGTGGACGCGTGGAGTGCGCGCCAGGCGGTCCTTAGCACCCTGGATCGCCTCGCCGTACGCTGCACCGGCGACACCGCCCTGCATACACTGGCCGAGGCGGCGCGTGAGGCGTCGGCGCGCTGGCGACGCAGCTGGCCGGACGTGACGGAGGTCCTTCCTCCGTGGCCTGCCCTCCGCGGCGCCCTCGCCTGACGAGTCCTCGGGAGCCGGTCGTCCTCCTGGCCTCGCGGTACACGTCCCCTCCACCCGCTCGACCGGTCGATCGCACCGCCGGCCCGGCCAGCGCACCACGGAGACATGGTGCGTGGTTGTTGCGCCGCGCCGAGGGCGAGACGTGCGTCGTCGCGGCCTAGTGCCAGCGCCGCATGACGAGGGCGGCGTTGATCCCACCGAAGCCGAAGGAGTTGCTGATGAGGTGGTCGACGCGCATCGCGCTCCCCTCGCGTGCGATGTGTGCGAGGTCGCAGGCGTCGTCGGCGGCATCGAGGTTCACGGTCGGGGGGAGCCACTCCCGCTGCAGCGCGAGCGCGCAGATGGCGGCCTCGATCGCGCCAGATGCGCCTAACGCATGCCCGTAGTAACCCTTGGTGCCGCTCACCGGGATCGTCGACGCTCGTTCCCCCAGGACCTCCTTGATGGCCAGCGTCTCGGTGGGGTCGTTGAGCGGGGTCGACGAGGCGTGCGCATTCACGTAGCCCAACTCGTGGGCCCCGAGCCGCGCGTCGGACAGGGCAAGCCTCATCGCGCGCGCCGCCTGGCTTCCGTCGGGGCGTGGGGCGGTCATGTGGAACGCGTCGTTGGTCTGGCCGAACCCCAGGAGTTCCGCGTAGATGGGGGCGCCACGCGACACGGCGCGCTCGTGCTCCTCGAGGATCAGCACCGCCGCGCCCTCGCCCATCACGAAGCCGTCGCGGTCGCGATCGAACGGGCGTGAGGCGCGACGCGGGTCGTCGTTGCGCGTGGACATCGCGCGAATGAGGGCAAAGGCGCCGAAGCACAGCGGGGCGAGCGGGGCCTCGGCACCGCCGGCGATCATGACGTCGGCATATCCGTCGCGAATCTGCCGGAAGGCGTCGCCGATGGCGATCGTCCCCGAGGCGCAGCTCATCGCGTTGGTGCTGTTGGGGCCCTGCACGCCGAACTCGATGGCGATGTTGCAGCTGGACGCACCGCCGAAGACGGCGAGGGCGAGCGTGGCGTCCACGGCGCGCAGCCCCTCGCGCAGGAAGACGCCGAGCTGTTCCTCGGCATAGCCCACGCCGCCGAGGGCCGTTCCCATCATGGCCCCCACGCGCTCGCGATCCTCCCGAGCGAGGTCGAGCCCCGAATCCTCCACCGCCATGCGGGCCGCAGCGACCGAGAACTGCCCGAAGCGATCGAGTCGCTTGGCGCGCTTGGCGTCGACGTGGTCGGTGGCGATGAAGTCGGGGACCTCGGCCGCGTTATGCGAGCGAAAGATGGACGGGTCGAAGCGCGTGAGCGCGCGGACGGCCGACTGGCGCGCCTGCAGCCCCGACCAGAGGCCGTCGCGGGTGACTCCGATCGGGGTGATGGCTCCGATCCCGGTGATGACGACACGACGCCTGCTCATGCGGACGGGGGGTGCGAGGGGGAGTGCGACGGGGCGACGCGTGCGGCGAGGGCACCGGCGGTGCCTTCGGCCACGCGTGCCAGCCCTTCGAGCGTGCGCGAGGCGATCCCGTGCACGAAGATCGGGCCGATGACGATCGTGGCAGCAAAGACGCCGATGAGCGGCCAGCGCGGCCCGTCCCACACGTGGACGAGGCGCACGTGCGTCCCCTGGTTGTTGGGGAGCGCCTCGAAGGCCCATTCCACGTCCATGCGCGTCGTGATGCCTCCGATGTGCCGGAAGCGGACGGCGGGGCGATCGGGATCCACCTGCATCTCCGAGAGCCACCAGGTGGGCCAGTTGACGAGGCCGAACGGACGGTTGGCGCTCATCTCGACGATGCCGCCGCCGTCACGCGCCCGCTCGCGAAAGCGTACGAAGCGATAGTGCGGCAGGTAGGCGGGCCAGTGCTCGACGGTGCGCACGAGGGCGAAGATGTCGGCGACGCTGGCGCGCACGACACGTTCGTCGACGGTTTCCATGGCCGTGCCGACCGGGAGGGGGCCTAACGAGAACGGTTCGCGCATGCGGCGTGTGGCGTGGGGCGGGAGAAGGTCGTGTCGGCGAGGGGAGGGGCATCCCACGCGGCGGTCAGGCGGAAGCCGGCGCGCCGGCGCACGTCGGCGCGTGCACCGACGCTGTCATACACCAGCGCCTCCAGTTCCGCCACCGTGAAGCCGCGGAGGATCGACACGATCCCGTCGTGCCGGCTCACGGCGTGAAATCCCAGCGGGAACGAGGCGAGCCAGAGCCCGGCGACGGCCAGCCAGCTGCGTCGCAGGTCGCTCACGATCACGCGGTGGCGGGCGACGCGGTGCATTTCGCGCAGGAGCCCGGCGAGCGCCGCCCCCTCGAAGTGATGGGCGACCTGCGCACACGCGACCACGTCGACACTGCGATCGGCCAGAGGGAGCTGCAACGCCGAGGCGCAGATCCCGTGATCGGCGTGGCGCCGGGCACCGGCGGCGAGGGCGGGATCGAGATCGAGGGCCAGGGTGCGCATCGCGATCCCCCGCCGGGCGCAAAAGCGCGCGACGTGCGCGGTCGCTTCGCCCGTCCCCGTCCCCACGTCGAGGAAGGTGGCCTCACGGGGGAGGCGCTCGGTGCACTCGCCCAGCGCCGCGAGCAGGGCGCGCGTCCCGCCGAAGACCGTGTTGGCGACGGCGATGTCCCGGTGCGAGCGGGCCCGCAGCTGCAACGGGACGTCGTCCCCGTCGAGGATCTCGTGTCCGCGGTGGCGGCGGGGGGTCAGCACGCGTGGCCCCTACCGCTCGAGTTGCGCGTAGCCCCCCCGATAGTACAGGAGCGGACGCTCGTCGCGTGCGGCACCCATCTCCACCTCGGCGACGAGGATGGTGTGGTCGCCTTCGTCATGGCGTGCGGTGATGCGGCACTCGAGGTGGGCGAGGACGTCGTCGAGGATCGGGGCGCCGTGCGGGGCGCGGGTAAAGCCGATCCCGTCGAAGCGCGCTTCGGCGTCGCTGTGCGAGAAGCGCCGCGACAGGGCCTCCTGCGAGGCGCTGAGGATGTTGACCACGATCCACTCGGCGTCGCGCAGGGCGGCGTAGACCGACGCGCCGCGATCGATGCACACGAGGATCAGCGGGGGGGCGAGCGAGAGCGACGAGAAGGCGCTGACCGTCATGCCATGGTCGCGGCCATCGGCGCCCTGGGCCGTCACCACGGTGACGCCGGAGGCGAAGCGGCCGAGGACGCTGCGATAGAGGTCGGAGTCGAGGGGCATGCTGGAGCGTTGGTGGGGCGCGGGCGTGAGGCGTTAGGCGCGTCCGCCGGCCTGCCCCCTCGCCGGGTCGACGGCGGGGGCGGGTGGGTCGGCGGGGAGCGGGGCGTGTCGTGCGGTGAGGAGGCGCCAGAGGAAGCTCGGGCGCAGGACCTCGCGGGGTGGGACAAAGTCGCCGGTGACCCCGACGAGGAGGTCGGCCATGTCGCGCTGTCGTGCCAGGACCGACGCTGCCCGGTTGAGTAACGCCGGAAACGCGACGGCGGTGCCCACCGCGCGCTCCACGAGGCGCTTGCCGCGGAACGCGTCGCGCAGGCAGCGATCGTAGGCGGCGAGGGCGATGTCCTGGCGGCGCGTGGTGGTGGCGCGCGCCGCCTCGAAGGCGTAGCTCGTCAGGAGTTCGCCACCGCGCAGCGCGGCGTAGATCCCCTCGCCGGTGAACGGGTCGAAGAAGTCGGCCGCGTCACCCACGAGGGCGGCGCCGGGGGCCCAGGCGCGCCGGGCGCGGGCGTTGAAGGGTCCCGTCGCGCGGGCGGTCGTTAGGCGCTCGGCGTGGGCGAAGCGCGGGGCGAGGTGCGCCCGCGTCGCCAGCCACCGCTGGAGGAACGCGGCGGGATCGCCCCCGATGCGGTGTGCCTCGCGCGCCGGCACGACCACGGCGACGTTGGTCATCCCGTGTCCCACGTCGGCGAGGCCGAGGTACCCGTCGGCGTCGACGTGCATCTCGCCGCAGCGACCCATCCCCTCGACGCCCCCATAGTGGGCGACGATGGCCACGCGGCGCGGGAAGCGCCCGGTGCTCGTTAGGCCGAGCCGTCGTCCGATGACGGTGCGCAGCCCGTCGGCCCCCACCACGAGCGGGGCCCGGAGCGTGCGGCGCATGCCGTCGACGTCGACCTCGACCCCCGTGACGCGCCCATCGCCGGCCCGCACGAGGTCGCGGACGGTCGCCCCCTCCAGCACGCGCGCCCCGGCGTCGCGCGCCCGGTCGAGGAGGAGGGCGTCGAGCACGCGCCGGGGGAGGGCGAGCCCGCGGTCCCGAAAGCCGCGGAAGCCGTGCGTCGAGGCGAACTCGCCGTGGATGATGGCGCCGTTAGGCGCGCGCACGCGCATCCCCGTCAGCTGCGCCGCCCCCGCGCGCTCGATCGCCCCGAGCGCCCCCATCTCGTGCAGGATGCGCGAGGCCTGCGGGCTCAGGTACTCGGCGCAGGGCTTGTCGCGGGGGAAGCGGGCGCGGTCGACGATACAGACGTCGAGGCCGGCGCGCGCGAGGAAGAACGCGCTGGCCGCCCCGGCGGGGCCGCCACCGATCACCAGGACCTCGGCGTCGCGCGGGGCGCTCACCGGATCACCCGCCCACCAGGACGTAGACCTGCCCCGCGAGTTCGAGCTCGTTCCCGGTGCGACGCACTTCGTAGGCGAGCTGCGTTGGGGTGGGCGAGACGAGGTCGATGACCACGCGCGTCCCTTCCACACGGTACCGTCCGGCACTCACCAGGACGTCGACCAGGCCGACGGTGTAGTTGCGTGCAATCTGTGCGCGGGCGGCCGTGCCATCCGCGCCGAACTGCCACGAGGTCTCCG comes from the Gemmatimonadota bacterium genome and includes:
- the fabF gene encoding beta-ketoacyl-ACP synthase II, giving the protein MSRRRVVITGIGAITPIGVTRDGLWSGLQARQSAVRALTRFDPSIFRSHNAAEVPDFIATDHVDAKRAKRLDRFGQFSVAAARMAVEDSGLDLAREDRERVGAMMGTALGGVGYAEEQLGVFLREGLRAVDATLALAVFGGASSCNIAIEFGVQGPNSTNAMSCASGTIAIGDAFRQIRDGYADVMIAGGAEAPLAPLCFGAFALIRAMSTRNDDPRRASRPFDRDRDGFVMGEGAAVLILEEHERAVSRGAPIYAELLGFGQTNDAFHMTAPRPDGSQAARAMRLALSDARLGAHELGYVNAHASSTPLNDPTETLAIKEVLGERASTIPVSGTKGYYGHALGASGAIEAAICALALQREWLPPTVNLDAADDACDLAHIAREGSAMRVDHLISNSFGFGGINAALVMRRWH
- a CDS encoding SRPBCC family protein, yielding MREPFSLGPLPVGTAMETVDERVVRASVADIFALVRTVEHWPAYLPHYRFVRFRERARDGGGIVEMSANRPFGLVNWPTWWLSEMQVDPDRPAVRFRHIGGITTRMDVEWAFEALPNNQGTHVRLVHVWDGPRWPLIGVFAATIVIGPIFVHGIASRTLEGLARVAEGTAGALAARVAPSHSPSHPPSA
- a CDS encoding methyltransferase domain-containing protein; its protein translation is MLTPRRHRGHEILDGDDVPLQLRARSHRDIAVANTVFGGTRALLAALGECTERLPREATFLDVGTGTGEATAHVARFCARRGIAMRTLALDLDPALAAGARRHADHGICASALQLPLADRSVDVVACAQVAHHFEGAALAGLLREMHRVARHRVIVSDLRRSWLAVAGLWLASFPLGFHAVSRHDGIVSILRGFTVAELEALVYDSVGARADVRRRAGFRLTAAWDAPPLADTTFSRPTPHAACANRSR
- a CDS encoding flavin reductase family protein encodes the protein MPLDSDLYRSVLGRFASGVTVVTAQGADGRDHGMTVSAFSSLSLAPPLILVCIDRGASVYAALRDAEWIVVNILSASQEALSRRFSHSDAEARFDGIGFTRAPHGAPILDDVLAHLECRITARHDEGDHTILVAEVEMGAARDERPLLYYRGGYAQLER
- a CDS encoding FAD-dependent monooxygenase; this encodes MSAPRDAEVLVIGGGPAGAASAFFLARAGLDVCIVDRARFPRDKPCAEYLSPQASRILHEMGALGAIERAGAAQLTGMRVRAPNGAIIHGEFASTHGFRGFRDRGLALPRRVLDALLLDRARDAGARVLEGATVRDLVRAGDGRVTGVEVDVDGMRRTLRAPLVVGADGLRTVIGRRLGLTSTGRFPRRVAIVAHYGGVEGMGRCGEMHVDADGYLGLADVGHGMTNVAVVVPAREAHRIGGDPAAFLQRWLATRAHLAPRFAHAERLTTARATGPFNARARRAWAPGAALVGDAADFFDPFTGEGIYAALRGGELLTSYAFEAARATTTRRQDIALAAYDRCLRDAFRGKRLVERAVGTAVAFPALLNRAASVLARQRDMADLLVGVTGDFVPPREVLRPSFLWRLLTARHAPLPADPPAPAVDPARGQAGGRA